In the genome of Erpetoichthys calabaricus chromosome 13, fErpCal1.3, whole genome shotgun sequence, the window ATATTTGGaatgtttagaaaaaaataataagtagcaTTTCTAgcaatgtctttattttatttaaagcacaTATCGATCAGGGTGTATTTCTATTTGATTGCTCTTATTGCTACATTTTCCACTTCTACAGTTGCACACGTAATAATTCGCACAAACGAAATCAAGATACCTATGTGCTTTGGACTGCAGGTTCCAGATGATTTTTCACTAGTCAGCGCTACGACAGAAGATGCGATTATAGaaggttgttgttgttgctgctgctgctgtgcgtGAAGGTGATGATTATGATGGTGGTGATGCTGATTTACTCCCAGAAAAGACCTCACATTCAACAGCGAGTTCTGGCTCAGAAAAGCTCCGTTTGTCCAGTTGTGAAACTTTCCGATCTGGCAGGTGTACAGTCCGTGACTAGGCAGGAATGCTGGGTGCTGGATTTGTGGTGAGGAGTGATTAGCCGGTGCAGAGGGTGACGAGGGCTTCTGAGAGCTGTCAGGGCTGGTAGCTGTTTCTGCTAACGACCAGATCTTGGGTTTGTTGGTAGGTGGCATCTGAACACCGGGAGACAGCACGCGGGTATTGTTACTCTCGGAGGGCTCCTTGATCACTGACATGTCTTTGGGTTTATCGAACCCTTCAGAAGGCTGCACTGTAAACTCTCGCCTTTTCTCGACATCCCTTAAACTTCCCATCAACTCCTCGTGCCCCCTGTTCTCCAGTTTCTCCTCATCATCCTCGTTGCTTTGGTCGCCGTCGTTTTCGTCAATCTTGTCAATATCTATGCTCTCCAGGTCAATCTCCTCGTCGTCTTCGTTCTTTTCAGCGTCGCCTTCGTTGTCACTGCCAAATATGTTTCCATCCACATCATCTTTGCTCCTGGTACCCCAGGTCACCTTGTTCTCCTTCTTGAGTCTGCGCCTAGCATTGGCGAACCAGGTGGACACTTGGGTTAGTGTCATCTTAGTGATGATGGCCAACATGATTTTTTCTCCTTTGGTGGGATAGGGGTTCTTCCTGTGCTCGTTAAGCCAGGCCTTGAGTGTGCTAGTGCTCTCCCTGGTGGCATTCTTGGGTCTGGCAGGATCCCCATACTGAA includes:
- the irx1b gene encoding iroquois-class homeodomain protein IRX-1b, with the protein product MSFPQLGYPQYLSATQAVYGGERPGVLAASARAGSTDIAASPSATAAAVTSVLGMYANPYAAHNYSAFLPYTSADLALFSQMGSQYELKDNPGVHPATFAAHTSPAFYPYGQFQYGDPARPKNATRESTSTLKAWLNEHRKNPYPTKGEKIMLAIITKMTLTQVSTWFANARRRLKKENKVTWGTRSKDDVDGNIFGSDNEGDAEKNEDDEEIDLESIDIDKIDENDGDQSNEDDEEKLENRGHEELMGSLRDVEKRREFTVQPSEGFDKPKDMSVIKEPSESNNTRVLSPGVQMPPTNKPKIWSLAETATSPDSSQKPSSPSAPANHSSPQIQHPAFLPSHGLYTCQIGKFHNWTNGAFLSQNSLLNVRSFLGVNQHHHHHNHHLHAQQQQQQQQPSIIASSVVALTSEKSSGTCSPKHIEREGVPVTDSPTQTLKSTFQATHDSPRNQQETTQRVLTALSTA